From Brassica oleracea var. oleracea cultivar TO1000 chromosome C3, BOL, whole genome shotgun sequence, a single genomic window includes:
- the LOC106329924 gene encoding 30S ribosomal protein S18, chloroplastic-like, with product MTASSSIHRAIRQQLRAACYEVREQFITNSKKKREFRKQKREFPKQKREFPKQKREFPKQKREFPKQKREFPKQKREFPKQKRETRVSKTNRNASFQNRNASFQNRNASFQNRNASFQNRNASFQNRNTSFQNRNASFHQVSKLKF from the exons ATGACTGCTTCTTCGT CAATACATAGAGCTATTAGGCAACAGCTGAGAGCAGCATGCTACGAGGTCCGTGAG CAATTCATAACCAATTCGAAAAAGAAACGCGAGTTTCGAAAACAGAAACGCGAGTTTCCAAAACAGAAACGCGAGTTTCCAAAACAGAAACGCGAGTTTCCAAAACAGAAACGCGAGTTTCCAAAACAGAAACGCGAGTTTCCAAAACAGAAACGCGAGTTTCCAAAACAGAAACGCGAGACGCGAGTTTCCAAAACAAACAGAAACGCGAGTTTCCAAAACAGAAACGCGAGTTTCCAAAACAGAAACGCGAGTTTCCAAAACAGAAACGCGAGTTTCCAAAACAGAAACGCGAGTTTCCAAAACAGAAACACGAGTTTCCAAAACAGAAACGCGAGTTTCCACCAAGTTTCCAAACTGAAATTTTAA
- the LOC106336386 gene encoding WEB family protein At2g40480-like produces the protein MSEEEHQSCVHDVMNIQTKSENFDPAGVSHAPGIRKVSSRAEIDTSPPFGSVQEAVTWFGGRGYWVPFKLQDNYNGVGEFNIKRMEEHAAELEKDLIVKELETLDVLEALGSTKMIVEDLKRQLHQESLRSAENLSSDIKEMNNEHCNHNPISSPDLILMELKQAKINLSKTMDDLVMIQSSVESLNKKMKEEKEFLDKTREKLTYGFGGAVSLAEELSRVRVKPDETPREHVKMVAETGLNQQNKNCLRTAEMRLVAARKMEEAARAAEALAIAEIAMLSSLQSNDESEFFFPEPPSSPLTPRGLRNVTDSSRSGVLKKLEEATQGVKQSKQDLEAALNRVEIANVKQLAAENAFRGWTKHTPTSQTRRSFFRHLNRQHEPVLKSNVSMRDVLRRKQVPKEEVVVSERQSLEGQRRNVNLSQMLRELKHDIKSSVRGEKEEVREDKQFVTQRRKFGFIHITLPMQKQSKKKTSV, from the exons ATGTCAGAGGAGGAGCATCAGAGTTGTGTCCATGATGTCATGAATATTCAAACCAAGTCCGAGAATTTCGACCCGGCTGGTGTTTCTCATGCACCCGGGATAAGGAAAGTGAGTTCCAGAGCTGAGATTGATACTTCTCCTCCATTCGGCTCGGTTCAGGAGGCAGTGACTTGGTTCGGTGGTCGTGGCTATTGGGTTCCTTTCAAGCTTCAAGACAATTAC AATGGTGTGGGAGAATTTAATATAAAGAGGATGGAAGAGCATGCAGCAGAGCTAGAGAAGGATCTGATAGTGAAAGAGCTAGAAACTCTAGATGTTCTAGAAGCACTTGGATCAACTAAGATGATTGTTGAAGACTTGAAGCGGCAGCTTCATCAAGAATCCTTGAGATCAGCTGAGAATCTCAGTTCAGACATCAAAGAGATGAACAATGAGCATTGCAATCACAACCCCATATCATCTCCCGATCTGATCTTAATGGAACTGAAGCAAGCCAAGATAAATCTTAGTAAAACCATGGATGATCTTGTGATGATCCAGTCCTCTGTTGAGTCTCTGAACAAGAAAATGAAGGAAGAGAAAGAGTTTCTTGACAAGACAAGAGAGAAGCTCACGTATGGGTTTGGAGGAGCGGTGTCTCTAGCTGAGGAGCTGAGTAGAGTTAGGGTGAAACCAGATGAAACACCAAGAGAACATGTGAAGATGGTCGCTGAAACGGGTCTTAACCAACAGAACAAGAACTGTCTGAGAACTGCGGAGATGAGACTGGTTGCTGCTAGAAAAATGGAAGAAGCTGCAAGAGCTGCGGAAGCACTAGCCATTGCTGAGATAGCAATGTTATCATCATTACAATCAAACGATGAAAGCGAGTTTTTCTTTCCAGAGCCTCCAAGTTCTCCCTTAACACCAAGAGGACTAAGGAATGTTACTGATAGCTCAAGAAGTGGGGTCTTGAAGAAGCTTGAGGAAGCTACACAAGGAGTTAAACAAAGTAAACAAGATCTAGAAGCTGCGTTAAACCGTGTAGAGATTGCTAACGTGAAGCAACTCGCAGCTGAAAACGCTTTCCGCGGGTGGACAAAACACACACCTACGAGTCAAACCCGACGCTCTTTTTTCAGACATCTGAATAGGCAGCATGAGCCAGTTCTAAAGTCTAATGTCTCGATGCGTGATGTTCTGAGGCGTAAGCAAGTTCCGAAGGAAGAGGTTGTTGTCTCCGAGAGGCAGAGTCTTGAAGGACAAAGGCGGAATGTGAATTTGAGTCAAATGCTGAGGGAGCTGAAGCATGATATTAAGTCTTCGGTACGAGGTGAGAAAGAGGAGGTACGTGAAGATAAACAGTTTGTCACGCAGAGGAGAAAGTTTGGGTTCATACACATTACGCTTCCCATGCAGAAACAGAGTAAGAAGAAAACTAGCGTTTAA
- the LOC106333650 gene encoding uncharacterized protein LOC106333650 — translation MDTMKIKLRVILVSFLLISEVPAILGFSMRGNTRSEPEAFHGGDFFLAMKIRKLLVTNLQVDYSGDYDDGASSASPSPPVPDYDDDIYKRQGDVPSPAIGH, via the coding sequence ATGGATACAATGAAGATTAAACTTCGCGTTATACTAGTCTCTTTCTTACTCATCTCTGAAGTTCCTGCGATTCTTGGGTTCAGTATGAGAGGCAATACTAGATCGGAGCCGGAAGCATTTCACGGCGGAGATTTCTTCCTGGCGATGAAGATCAGGAAATTGCTGGTTACAAACTTGCAAGTCGATTATTCAGGTGATTATGATGATGGAGCCTCTTCAGCATCACCATCACCACCAGTGCCTGATTATGATGATGATATCTATAAAAGGCAAGGTGATGTCCCAAGCCCTGCTATAGGCCACTGA